Below is a genomic region from Burkholderia pseudomultivorans.
TCGGCCGTATCGTGATTGCCGAGCGAGGTCTTGTGGACGTACGTGACATGCGACGGATCGAGCAGGTTGTCGGTCATGTACAGGTAATGGCAATCCACGTTCATCGCCGGCCCGCGGTTGACGCCCCAACCGGGCTCGCCGTAATGCTCGACCGCAAGGATGGTGTCCGGGTCGGCCTGATCCGGCGCGCCCATCCAGATCCACACGAGCCCGTAGCGCTCCGCGACCGGATACGCCTTCACGCAGGCGTTCGGCGGGATGCGCGACAGGCCGGGCGCGCGCGTGCAGGCGCCGTCGGCGCCGAATTCGAGGCCGTGATAGCCGCAGCGCAGATGATTGCCGGTGACCGTGCCCATCGAAAGCGGCAGCTTGCGGTGCGGGCACGCGTCCTCGAGCGCGACGACTTCGCGCGCGGCATTGCGGTAGAACACCACCGGCTCGCCGAGCAGCACGCGCCCGACCGGCGCATCGTCGATCTCGTCGCTCCACGCCGCCACATACCATGCATTCCGTAAATACATTGCTCACCTCGCTCATGTGAAATCCATCGTTCTCTGAGCGAGAGAATAGAAACCCGTCGATTACAAAATCAAACGATTTAATCTAATTCGCGTTTTTAGTTTTCCTGAATCCGCCGGCCATTCAATTGATATGGAAATTCAAAAACCTAGGGACTTCCCCGAATCGACTCGATATTCATGCCAAAAGCGCTTGCGCCGGTTTTATGAATTGTGCAGCCTTGTATAGACAAATCGCACGAATTGCATCGCACGGCTGGTCGATGAAATGATCGATTCACGGAAAGGAGGACACGCATGACGACGATCGAATTGCTCGGCTTCGGGCCGCAGGGTTGGGGAGGCGCGCTGCTGTTCGCGGCGCTGATGACGGTCGCGGTGACGCTTGCCGCGCTGGCGGTCGGCGCACTGCTGGGCGCCGGCATCGCGGCCGCCAAGCTGTCGAGGGTTCGCGTGCTGCGTGCGGCCGGCGACCTCTACACGACCGTGTTTCGCGGCGTCCCCGAGTTGCTGGTGATCTACCTGTTCTATTTCGGCGGCTCGTCGCTGGTCACGATGGTCGGCCGGTGGTTCGGCGTCGACGGCTTCATCGGCCTGCCGCCGTTCCTGATCGGCGCACTCGCCGTCGGCATGATTTCCGGCGCATACCAGGCCGAGGTCTACCGCGGCGCGGTGCTCGCGGTCTCGCGCGGCGAGCTCGAGGCGGCCCGCGCGATCGGCATGCCGACCGCGACGCTGATGCGGCGCATCCTGATTCCGCAGGTGCTGCGTTATGCATTGCCCGGCATCGGCAACGTATGGCAGCTCAGCCTGAAGGACTCCGCACTGATCTCGGTGACGGGTCTTGCCGAGCTGCTGCGGGCGAGCCAGGTCGCAGCCGGCTCGACGCACCAGTATTTCGTGTTCTTCATTGCGGGCGGCACGCTTTATCTGCTGATGACCGCGATGTCCAACCGGATTTTCAACCACGCCGAGTCGCGCGTTGCCCGCACGTTTCGCGGCAGCTTTGCACGCCACTGACAGGAGACGACAGCCATGCAATCCGAAACCGACTTCCTCCTGGATACGCTCATGAGGCTGCTGTCCGCAGTGCCGACGACGCTCGGCCTGTTCTTCGCGTCGATGACGCTGGGCGGCATGCTCGCGCTCGTGATCGTCGCGATGCGCGTGTCGCCGTACTGGCTGCCGAACCGGCTTGCGCGCGCCTACATCCTCGTATTTCGCGGCTCGCCGATCCTGATTCAGCTGTTTCTCGTCTACTACGGGGTCGGCCAGTTCGACTTCGTGCGTCACAGCCTGCTGTGGCCGGTGCTGCGCGAGCCGTACCTGTGTGCGGTGATTGCCCTCGCGCTGTGCACGGCCGGCTATACCGCGGAAATCATTCGCGGCGGACTGATGGCGGTACCGGTCGGGCAGATCGAGGCCGGTTATTCGATCGGCCTGTCGGGATTCGCGCTGCTGCGCCGGATCATCGCGCCGATCGCACTCCGGCAGTGTCTGCCGGCCTATACGACCGAAGCGATTCTTCAGGTGAAATCGACCGCGCTCGCCAGTCTCGTCACCGTGTGGGAAGTCACCGGCGTCGCGCAGCAGATCATCCAGCAGACCTATCGGACCAGCGAGGTGTTCCTGTGCGCCGCGCTGATCTACCTGGGCCTGAATTTCGCGATCGTGCGCGCGTTCGGCTGCCTCGAAAACCGCCTGTCGCGGCATCTGCGCGCGCCGCGTAGCGTCGCGCCGGCGCGGGTCTCGCCCGACGCAGCCGTCGCGGCCGCGCGCGACAGCCGGGTCGCCCCGTAAGGTCCGTCCCTGTCCTTCCTCGTCCACCGGAGAACCCCATGAATGCGCTGACTCCCGTTGCGCTGTCGGTCACCAACCTGCACAAGTCGTTCGGCCCTCACGCCGTATTGCGCGGCATCTCGCTCGACGCGCGCGAAGGCGACGTCATCTCGATACTCGGTGCGAGCGGCTCGGGCAAGAGCACGCTGCTGCGCTGCATGAACCTGCTCGAGATGCCAGACGACGGCGCGATCGCCCTGTGCGGCGAAACGCTCTCGCTCGCACGCCGGCGCGACGGCAAGCTCCATCCGCGCGATCGCCGGCAGGTCGACCGGATCCGCTCGCAGATCGGCATGGTGTTCCAGAACTTCAACCTGTGGTCGCACATGACCGTGCTGGACAATCTGCTCGAAGGACCGTTGCGCGTGCAGAAGCGCTCGCGCGCGGAAGCCGTCGACGAAGCGGAAGCGCTGCTGTCCAAGGTCGGGCTCGCCGACAAGCGAGCGCATTACCCGTCCCATCTGTCCGGCGGACAGCAGCAGCGGGTGGCGATCGCGCGTGCGCTGGCGATGAAGCCGAAAGTCATGCTGTTCGACGAACCGACCTCGGCGCTCGATCCCGAACTCGTCGGCGAAGTGCTGCGCGTCATGCGTGCGCTCGCCGAGGAAGGCCGCACGATGCTGGTCGTCACGCACGAGATGGGCTTCGCGCGCCACGTATCGAACCGCGTGATGTTCGTCCACGAAGGACAGGTCGAGGCGGACGGCACGGCCGCCGACGTATTCGGCGAGCTGCGCTCCGAACGCTTCCGGCAGTTCGTTTCCAGTCACCGCGATCGCGCCGCGCACTGAGCGGCTACGCCGTGGATGCGTCATCTGTGCGATGCTTCGCCGTATTCGCCAGCCGCATCCGCACCGCACCATGCTCATCACCGTCGATATCGTCATCTACCCGGGCTTCAAGGCGCTCGAAGCAATCGGGCCATTGAGCGTATTCAGCTACGCGAACGTCCACCTCGAACAGCGCGGGCTCGACGCCGGTTACGACGTCAGGCTCGCGGCGCCGCAAAGCGGCGAGGTTCGCTCGGACACGGGCGTGTCGCTGCATGCGTCGAAGGCGCTGAATCCGCTCGCCGTGCCGCATACGGCGCTGATCGTCGGCGCGCGGCAGATCGAGCAGGCCGTCGACGCGACACCGCAGATCGTCGACTGGGTGAAGGCCGCCGCGCCGCGCATGCAGCGCACCGCGGCGCTGTGCACGGGCGCGTTCTTCGTGGCCGCGGCCGGGCTGCTGGACGGCAAGCGCGCGACGACGCACTGGGCGTCCGCGCGCTCGCTGCAGGAACGCTACCCGGCGGTGCGCGTCGATCCCGACAGCATCTTCATCCGCGAAGGCGCACTGTGGACCTCCGCCGGCGTCACCGCGGGCATCGATCTCGCGCTGGCGCTGGTCGAGGAGGATTTCGGCGCGGCCGTGTCGCTCGACGTCGCGCGCGACCTGGTCGTCTACCTGAAGCGGCCGGGCGGCCAATCGCAGTTCAGCGCGCATCTCGCCAGCCAGACCACGTCGCACCCGGGCATTCGCGACCTGCAGGACTGGCTGCTCGCGAATCTCGCGACGCGCGTCGGCGCGGCGGAGATGGCCGCGCGCCTGTCGATGAGCGTGCGCAATTTCAATCGCTGCTTCCAGCGCGAAACGGGAATGACGCCGTCCGCGTTCATCGAACGCGCGCGCGTCGAAGCCGCGCGGCGCATGCTGGAACAAGGAGATTTGCCGGCGAAGACGATCGCGGCCGACACCGGCTTCGGGCAGTACGAAGCGATGCGAAAAGCGTTTCAGAAACTGCTGGGCATCACGCCGGTCGCGTATCGCGAACGATTCGGCCCGGCTCAGCGACCCGCATCGGCGCATGACGGCAGCGTCGATGCGGCGTGACAAGTAACCGCCCCGGCGACATGCACCGGGGCGATCGTGCCGCTGCGATGCCGCGTCAGGCCGGCTGGAAGCAATACGCGGCGAGCTTGTTGCCGTCGAGATCGCGCACGTAGGCCGCATAGGCATGCGGTGCCCAGTTGCGCGGCCCGGCCGCGCCCGCGTCGACGGCGCCGGCGGCCAGCGCCGTCCGGTGGAACGCGTCGATCGCCGCGCGGCTCGGCGCCTGGAACGACACGGTCACGCCATTGCCGACCGTCGCCGGCTCGCCGTTCACCGGCTTCAGCACGAAGAACGACGGCGCGCCGTCGCCCCAGATCGAACCGTTGTCGCCGAGATCGGCCATGCGGCTCAGGCCGATTTCGCCGAGTACCTTGTCGTAGAACGAGCGGGCGCGATCGAGATGGTTCGTGCCCAGCGTCACATGCGTAAATACCGTCATCGTGCTGTCTCCTGTCGATATCGAATGCCGCGCGGCATCCGGAGTGTCGTGCGCCGCGATCGACCGATCGCGGCCGCTTCCCTTCGCCGTCAACCGCCCAGCACGCGCGCATGATGCGCGACGTGATCGGCGACGAACGTCGAGATGAAGTAATACCCGTGGTCGTAGCCCGCATGACGGCGCAGCGTCAGCGGCTGGCCGGCCTTCGCGCACGCGGCTTCGAATACGTCCGGGTTCAGCTGGTTCGCGAGGAATTGATCGGCGAGGCCCTGGTCGACGAGGATGCCGTCCGCGAACTTCGGCGCATCCGCACGCGCGACGAGCTCGCTCGCGTCGTGCGCCTTCCACGCTTCGCGATCCTCTCCCAGATAACCCGAGAACGCCTTCTCGCCCCACGGGCAGCGCGTCGGCGCCGCGATCGGCGCGAACGCCGATACCGACCGGTACAGGTCCGGATGGCGCAGCGCCAGCGTCAGCGCACCGTGTCCGCCCATCGAGTGCCCGAAGATCCCGAGCCGCGCGCCGTCGATCGGCAGTTCGGCCGTCACGATCTCGCGCAGCTCGCCGGTCACGTACGACTCCATCCGGTAATGCACGGACCACGGCGCTTCGGTCGCGTCGACGTAGAAGCCCGCGCCGACGCCGAAATCCCACGCGTCGGTCTCGCCCGCCACGCCCGCGCCGCGCGGGCTCGTATCGGGCATCACGAGCGCGATGCCGTGCTGCGCCGCATACTGCTGCGCGCCGCCCTTGATCGCGAACGTCTCCTCCGTGCACGTGAGCCCCGCGAGATAGAACAGCGCCGGCACGCGGCCGTGCGCAGCCTGCGGCGGCAGGTACACGGCGAACTTCATCGGCAGGCCGATCGTCGTCGAATCGTGACGATAGAAGCGCTGCTCGCCGCCGTGGCAGGCGTGCGCTGAAACGAGTTCGAGCATGGTCGCGCCCTCTCGATCAGTACAGCACGACCGAGCGGATCGACTCGCCGGCCTTCATCAGGTCGAAGCCTTCGTTGATGCGCTCGAGCGGCAGCGTGTG
It encodes:
- a CDS encoding VOC family protein, producing the protein MTVFTHVTLGTNHLDRARSFYDKVLGEIGLSRMADLGDNGSIWGDGAPSFFVLKPVNGEPATVGNGVTVSFQAPSRAAIDAFHRTALAAGAVDAGAAGPRNWAPHAYAAYVRDLDGNKLAAYCFQPA
- the fghA gene encoding S-formylglutathione hydrolase; the encoded protein is MLELVSAHACHGGEQRFYRHDSTTIGLPMKFAVYLPPQAAHGRVPALFYLAGLTCTEETFAIKGGAQQYAAQHGIALVMPDTSPRGAGVAGETDAWDFGVGAGFYVDATEAPWSVHYRMESYVTGELREIVTAELPIDGARLGIFGHSMGGHGALTLALRHPDLYRSVSAFAPIAAPTRCPWGEKAFSGYLGEDREAWKAHDASELVARADAPKFADGILVDQGLADQFLANQLNPDVFEAACAKAGQPLTLRRHAGYDHGYYFISTFVADHVAHHARVLGG
- a CDS encoding ABC transporter permease translates to MTTIELLGFGPQGWGGALLFAALMTVAVTLAALAVGALLGAGIAAAKLSRVRVLRAAGDLYTTVFRGVPELLVIYLFYFGGSSLVTMVGRWFGVDGFIGLPPFLIGALAVGMISGAYQAEVYRGAVLAVSRGELEAARAIGMPTATLMRRILIPQVLRYALPGIGNVWQLSLKDSALISVTGLAELLRASQVAAGSTHQYFVFFIAGGTLYLLMTAMSNRIFNHAESRVARTFRGSFARH
- a CDS encoding ABC transporter permease → MQSETDFLLDTLMRLLSAVPTTLGLFFASMTLGGMLALVIVAMRVSPYWLPNRLARAYILVFRGSPILIQLFLVYYGVGQFDFVRHSLLWPVLREPYLCAVIALALCTAGYTAEIIRGGLMAVPVGQIEAGYSIGLSGFALLRRIIAPIALRQCLPAYTTEAILQVKSTALASLVTVWEVTGVAQQIIQQTYRTSEVFLCAALIYLGLNFAIVRAFGCLENRLSRHLRAPRSVAPARVSPDAAVAAARDSRVAP
- a CDS encoding GlxA family transcriptional regulator, producing the protein MLITVDIVIYPGFKALEAIGPLSVFSYANVHLEQRGLDAGYDVRLAAPQSGEVRSDTGVSLHASKALNPLAVPHTALIVGARQIEQAVDATPQIVDWVKAAAPRMQRTAALCTGAFFVAAAGLLDGKRATTHWASARSLQERYPAVRVDPDSIFIREGALWTSAGVTAGIDLALALVEEDFGAAVSLDVARDLVVYLKRPGGQSQFSAHLASQTTSHPGIRDLQDWLLANLATRVGAAEMAARLSMSVRNFNRCFQRETGMTPSAFIERARVEAARRMLEQGDLPAKTIAADTGFGQYEAMRKAFQKLLGITPVAYRERFGPAQRPASAHDGSVDAA
- a CDS encoding ABC transporter ATP-binding protein, with the translated sequence MNALTPVALSVTNLHKSFGPHAVLRGISLDAREGDVISILGASGSGKSTLLRCMNLLEMPDDGAIALCGETLSLARRRDGKLHPRDRRQVDRIRSQIGMVFQNFNLWSHMTVLDNLLEGPLRVQKRSRAEAVDEAEALLSKVGLADKRAHYPSHLSGGQQQRVAIARALAMKPKVMLFDEPTSALDPELVGEVLRVMRALAEEGRTMLVVTHEMGFARHVSNRVMFVHEGQVEADGTAADVFGELRSERFRQFVSSHRDRAAH
- a CDS encoding aromatic ring-hydroxylating dioxygenase subunit alpha, whose protein sequence is MYLRNAWYVAAWSDEIDDAPVGRVLLGEPVVFYRNAAREVVALEDACPHRKLPLSMGTVTGNHLRCGYHGLEFGADGACTRAPGLSRIPPNACVKAYPVAERYGLVWIWMGAPDQADPDTILAVEHYGEPGWGVNRGPAMNVDCHYLYMTDNLLDPSHVTYVHKTSLGNHDTAEVPVRMSMLENGVLASRWMMNCDLAPFFLPYVGFKGRADRLQHYEVRYPSHAIIRDIIAPANSGAPQGILHPDVFLLDSYNFVTPVTENSCRYFWFQVRNFRADCADTSRALTADFIAAFNEDLTVLSAVDRGMANRRTPNTDIESDAAPIRFRRTLKRLIDIEQAAQPALQ